The Brachyspira hyodysenteriae ATCC 27164 genome includes a window with the following:
- a CDS encoding phasin family protein, with the protein MSLSDDIKSGFYSSIGMMLKGKEKLEEAAREFIKDKNVSAEEGEKFVKEMVNKANETKEDVSQFIDERVQKVVDKMGYVKKEEYDAMRKELDELKQSIKKDEQ; encoded by the coding sequence ATGTCTTTATCAGATGATATCAAATCAGGATTTTATTCAAGCATTGGTATGATGCTAAAAGGAAAAGAAAAATTAGAGGAAGCAGCACGCGAGTTTATCAAAGATAAAAATGTTAGTGCTGAAGAAGGAGAAAAGTTTGTAAAAGAGATGGTTAATAAAGCCAATGAAACTAAAGAAGACGTTTCCCAATTTATAGATGAGAGAGTACAAAAAGTTGTTGATAAAATGGGATATGTAAAAAAAGAAGAATATGATGCTATGAGAAAAGAATTAGATGAATTAAAACAATCTATAAAGAAAGATGAACAATAA
- a CDS encoding ABC1 kinase family protein: MNNMKSINRAKEIISIIIAYGFRDIIAVTPILKIIKNPIDKINIKYKGVDLRKYTKAERIKMACEELGTTFIKLGQILSNRSDILSKDITTELSKLQNHVKPFDENTAKSIIEEELGGKIEDIFESFELTPKASASISQVHTAVLKNGEKVAIKVKRPNIEENILTDIEIIVWLSNIIEKYNEEFALMQPQKLISAFKAQLLQELDFNFEKNNTLKFAKFFKNNKNIKIAKVYDEYSTKNILTMEYIEGIKISDIAEDDTRYDRKKLVSIGVDAVLEQIFMLGFFHADPHPGNLMALENNVLCFLDFGMIGFIPPNSKDAFSSLIMSISSADYLELSKSILDLCYHGEINNIDEFNMAIFVLVSKYVDMPLDNINIEDVFNELIGIIREFRLTLPSNIMLLIKSLIVLEGVARNLDKDVKLIEHIKPFAFRYVKEQMKPDNILKQFKKLFYDYSYIIKEFPSDLEHLVSVIKQGSVKIQLEHKKLESLASTLDGLADRLSYSIVLASLILASALIITSKMPPLYHGTSVIGMIGFALSAIMGFIMIISRFIKKYVKKNN; encoded by the coding sequence ATGAATAATATGAAATCTATAAACAGAGCAAAAGAAATTATATCCATAATAATAGCTTATGGATTTAGAGATATTATAGCGGTAACTCCAATATTAAAAATAATAAAAAATCCAATAGATAAAATAAATATAAAATATAAAGGAGTAGACTTAAGAAAATATACTAAAGCCGAAAGAATAAAAATGGCTTGCGAAGAATTAGGCACTACATTTATTAAATTAGGACAAATACTATCAAACAGAAGCGACATACTTTCAAAAGATATAACAACAGAATTGAGCAAACTTCAAAATCATGTAAAGCCTTTTGATGAGAATACAGCCAAAAGCATCATAGAAGAAGAATTAGGAGGAAAAATAGAGGATATTTTTGAATCATTCGAATTAACTCCTAAAGCAAGTGCTTCTATATCTCAGGTTCATACTGCTGTATTAAAAAATGGAGAAAAAGTAGCTATAAAAGTAAAAAGACCTAATATAGAAGAAAATATACTCACAGATATAGAAATTATAGTATGGCTTTCAAATATAATAGAAAAATATAATGAAGAATTTGCATTGATGCAGCCTCAGAAATTAATAAGTGCTTTTAAAGCTCAGCTTTTACAGGAATTGGACTTTAATTTTGAAAAGAATAATACTCTAAAATTTGCCAAATTCTTTAAAAATAATAAAAATATAAAAATAGCAAAAGTATATGATGAATACAGTACAAAAAATATATTAACTATGGAATATATAGAAGGAATAAAAATCTCTGATATAGCAGAAGATGATACTAGATATGATAGAAAAAAACTTGTTTCTATAGGTGTAGATGCTGTATTGGAGCAGATATTTATGCTAGGTTTTTTCCATGCTGATCCGCATCCTGGTAATTTAATGGCTTTAGAAAATAATGTACTATGTTTCTTAGATTTCGGTATGATAGGATTTATTCCGCCGAACTCTAAAGATGCTTTTTCTTCTTTAATTATGAGCATAAGTTCTGCTGATTATTTGGAATTGTCTAAATCGATACTTGATTTATGTTATCATGGAGAAATAAATAATATAGATGAATTTAATATGGCTATATTTGTGTTAGTAAGTAAATATGTTGATATGCCTTTAGATAATATTAATATAGAAGATGTATTTAATGAACTTATAGGTATAATAAGAGAATTCCGTTTAACTTTACCTAGCAATATTATGCTTTTAATAAAATCTTTGATAGTTCTTGAAGGAGTTGCTAGGAATTTAGATAAAGATGTAAAATTGATAGAACATATTAAGCCTTTTGCTTTTAGATACGTTAAAGAACAGATGAAGCCTGATAATATATTAAAGCAATTCAAAAAATTATTCTATGATTATAGTTATATAATAAAAGAATTTCCATCAGACTTAGAACATTTAGTATCGGTTATAAAGCAAGGAAGTGTCAAAATTCAGCTTGAACATAAAAAGCTAGAATCATTAGCATCTACTTTAGACGGTTTAGCCGACAGATTAAGCTACTCTATAGTTTTAGCTTCTTTAATATTGGCAAGTGCTTTAATAATAACAAGTAAAATGCCTCCTCTTTATCATGGTACATCTGTTATAGGAATGATAGGCTTTGCTTTATCAGCTATAATGGGATTTATTATGATTATAAGCAGATTTATAAAGAAGTATGTTAAAAAGAATAATTAA
- the rpmB gene encoding 50S ribosomal protein L28 → MARVCEICGKGKQNGHSVSHSNIKTKRSFNANLQNVKIEVNGSVKKALVCTKCIKGNKISKAK, encoded by the coding sequence ATGGCAAGAGTATGTGAAATATGCGGTAAAGGCAAACAAAATGGTCATAGTGTAAGCCATTCTAATATAAAAACTAAGCGTTCTTTTAATGCTAATTTACAAAATGTTAAAATAGAAGTAAATGGTTCTGTAAAAAAAGCATTAGTTTGCACTAAATGTATTAAAGGTAATAAAATATCTAAAGCTAAATAA
- a CDS encoding DNA methyltransferase, with protein sequence MKKKLELQTTTLWDYPSQQYLKSEEEKHKHYIGATPSYIIWNLLNRYTKEKDLVVDPMAGSGTTIDVARELGRRALGYDINPKALQRKDIFKADARKIPIEDEKVDFVFIDPPYSTHINYSDEKNCIGKLTARENEYYEAMEKVINEIFRIMKKDRYMALYVSDSYEKGFPFMPIGFKLFEIMSKYFMPIDIVSVIRHNKTLNKGNYHIAAAENNFYLRGFNYLFIMYKKGNKTIDINGKVHLRNL encoded by the coding sequence ATGAAAAAAAAATTAGAATTGCAAACTACAACTTTATGGGATTATCCTTCCCAGCAGTATTTAAAAAGTGAAGAAGAGAAGCATAAACATTATATAGGTGCAACACCTTCATATATAATTTGGAATCTATTAAATAGATATACAAAAGAAAAAGATTTAGTAGTTGATCCTATGGCTGGAAGCGGTACTACTATTGATGTGGCAAGAGAGCTTGGAAGACGAGCTTTAGGCTATGATATAAATCCGAAAGCATTGCAAAGAAAGGATATTTTCAAAGCTGATGCTAGAAAAATACCTATTGAAGATGAGAAAGTAGATTTTGTTTTTATAGATCCTCCTTACAGTACTCATATAAATTATTCCGATGAGAAAAACTGTATTGGAAAATTGACAGCTAGAGAAAATGAATATTATGAGGCTATGGAAAAAGTTATTAATGAAATATTTAGAATAATGAAAAAAGATAGATATATGGCTCTATATGTTTCTGATTCTTATGAAAAGGGATTTCCTTTTATGCCAATCGGTTTTAAGCTTTTTGAGATTATGAGTAAATATTTTATGCCTATTGATATAGTATCCGTTATACGTCATAATAAAACTCTTAATAAAGGTAATTATCATATAGCAGCAGCTGAAAATAATTTTTATTTGAGGGGATTTAATTATCTATTTATAATGTACAAAAAAGGAAACAAAACTATAGATATAAATGGTAAGGTTCATCTTAGAAATTTATAA
- a CDS encoding TM2 domain-containing protein: MRKRIKAIICSALSLIFGGIGIQKFYLGQTKRGILYVLFCWTGIPYLLCIIDLIRFIFMSEKDFNLTYNKEYIENINYKNDSFEEKNYKNKFDDAIDIEYSYVDNNDDINKEEENNNKENIIINKSLEYHKLINNTIISIKDNDFSFKVKNLNQLFKCIIDKSKSSKNNERALKELDKMLAYNIPTTLKLINSYIDLSLKNTSDLQNIKSGIIESIESVTIYLNKVLENIEKDDILDITSDIDVLKAELKKDGYV; encoded by the coding sequence ATGAGAAAAAGAATTAAAGCCATAATATGTTCTGCCCTTTCTCTAATATTCGGAGGAATAGGAATACAAAAATTTTATTTAGGTCAAACTAAAAGAGGCATATTATATGTTCTATTCTGCTGGACTGGTATACCCTATTTGCTTTGCATTATAGACTTAATAAGATTTATATTTATGAGTGAAAAAGATTTTAATCTCACATATAATAAAGAATATATAGAAAATATAAATTATAAAAATGATAGTTTTGAAGAAAAAAATTATAAAAATAAATTTGATGATGCTATAGATATTGAATATAGTTATGTTGATAATAATGATGATATAAATAAAGAAGAGGAAAATAATAATAAAGAGAATATTATCATCAATAAATCATTAGAATATCATAAATTAATTAACAATACTATAATTTCCATAAAAGACAATGATTTTTCATTTAAAGTTAAGAATTTAAATCAATTATTTAAATGTATTATTGATAAATCAAAAAGCTCTAAGAATAATGAAAGAGCATTAAAAGAGCTGGATAAAATGCTCGCATATAATATACCTACAACATTAAAGCTTATTAATTCATATATAGATTTATCATTGAAAAATACATCAGATTTACAAAATATTAAATCTGGTATAATAGAATCTATAGAGTCTGTTACAATTTATTTGAATAAGGTATTAGAAAATATAGAAAAAGATGATATTTTGGATATAACAAGCGATATTGATGTACTTAAAGCAGAATTAAAAAAAGACGGATATGTTTAA
- the ispH gene encoding 4-hydroxy-3-methylbut-2-enyl diphosphate reductase, producing MNVDIGKFAGFCDGVKYAVENTFSQASKKNSDIYIDGHLIHNPQTLDMLENIGVKTYEDDEDMSVLDGKTVIVRAHGISPKRREALSSHAKKIVNLTCKYVAKIQGLVKKYSSLGYRVIVIGNPVHPEIVGVCGYADDVYVVYKDEDLNKLPNDSKKALIVAQTTLQKSAFDKFVAQIQDKYKDTEIIIKNTICAATEQRQNEVLEIAKRNDVVLVIGGSESSNTRNLYNIASSIKPAFYVEYKEDLEKIDLSNYKNIGIMAGASTPDWLIEDIAQTIKDKYATNFYRFISRIFDFLNYGYIFFSVGAFLMSYAVYDILSQPFKYQIGIIIALYYLYMSLENGYSNYTIKISDKRRYLFYQEYKTFFRFLILMSAVLMFYFAYKINVGILMLSILSSLLGMGYNISFENKSRFESSFFFRLFKKLIPFKAIVISVAVTVLLNGSIFILHRDILKEKLFLYLFSTFLVFLFMFIRQALIEIKFSQSDKIAGAVTLTTYIDSHKLAFITGIIPIVLALFMLVGIIIGKFPLEINKLKYCIPIVYSSIISFVVMKKKIITSRHLFSILIDSPLYILFLAALINI from the coding sequence ATGAATGTAGATATAGGTAAATTTGCTGGTTTTTGCGATGGTGTGAAGTATGCTGTGGAAAATACTTTTTCTCAGGCTTCCAAAAAAAATAGCGATATATATATAGATGGACATTTGATACATAATCCTCAAACTCTTGATATGTTGGAAAATATAGGAGTTAAAACTTATGAAGATGATGAGGATATGTCTGTCTTGGATGGAAAAACTGTTATTGTAAGAGCTCATGGAATATCTCCTAAAAGAAGGGAAGCTCTATCAAGCCATGCCAAAAAAATAGTAAATCTTACCTGTAAATATGTTGCTAAAATTCAAGGTCTTGTTAAAAAATATAGCTCTCTAGGATATAGAGTTATAGTTATAGGTAATCCTGTTCATCCTGAAATTGTTGGTGTATGCGGATATGCTGATGATGTATATGTTGTTTATAAAGATGAAGATTTAAATAAACTTCCTAATGATTCTAAAAAAGCTTTAATAGTTGCCCAGACTACTTTACAGAAATCTGCTTTTGATAAATTTGTGGCTCAAATACAGGATAAATATAAAGATACAGAAATAATTATTAAAAATACTATATGTGCTGCTACAGAACAGAGACAAAATGAGGTATTAGAGATAGCAAAAAGAAATGATGTTGTGCTTGTAATAGGCGGTTCTGAAAGTTCTAATACTAGAAATTTATATAATATAGCATCATCTATTAAACCAGCATTTTATGTTGAATATAAAGAAGATTTGGAAAAGATAGACTTATCAAACTATAAAAATATAGGTATAATGGCAGGGGCATCCACTCCAGATTGGCTTATAGAAGATATAGCACAAACTATAAAAGATAAATATGCCACTAATTTCTATAGATTTATATCTAGAATATTTGATTTTTTAAATTATGGTTATATATTTTTTTCAGTAGGTGCTTTTTTAATGTCATATGCCGTATACGATATATTATCACAGCCTTTTAAATATCAAATAGGCATTATAATAGCTTTATACTATCTATATATGAGTTTAGAAAATGGATACAGTAATTATACCATAAAAATAAGCGATAAAAGAAGATATTTATTTTATCAAGAGTATAAAACATTTTTCAGATTTTTAATACTGATGAGTGCTGTACTTATGTTTTATTTTGCCTATAAGATTAATGTAGGTATATTAATGCTTTCGATACTTTCGAGTTTGCTTGGAATGGGGTATAATATAAGTTTTGAAAATAAATCTAGATTTGAAAGTTCTTTTTTCTTCAGATTATTTAAAAAACTTATACCTTTTAAAGCTATAGTAATATCTGTTGCAGTTACTGTGTTATTGAATGGCTCTATATTCATTTTGCATAGAGATATATTAAAAGAAAAATTATTTTTATATTTATTCTCTACTTTTTTAGTATTTTTATTTATGTTTATAAGACAGGCTTTGATTGAAATAAAATTTTCTCAAAGCGATAAAATAGCAGGAGCTGTAACTTTAACTACATATATAGATTCTCATAAATTAGCATTTATAACCGGTATAATACCAATTGTTTTAGCTTTATTTATGTTGGTAGGTATTATTATTGGTAAGTTTCCATTAGAAATTAATAAATTGAAATACTGTATCCCTATTGTATATAGCAGTATAATTTCATTTGTAGTGATGAAGAAGAAGATAATAACAAGCAGACATTTATTTTCTATACTAATAGATTCTCCGCTTTATATATTATTTTTAGCGGCATTAATTAATATTTAA
- the flcA gene encoding periplasmic flagellar collar protein FlcA, whose translation MPKIEDLERLGSIAFLIGNKALPKEISQNDYDRFKSVFTDEHMASSMPAEDNGLPSIDDLDSLDFQDDSDNDKASDDLDNLDLPEDLDNALSDDIDDLGLPEDLDNNALSNDTDDLGLPEDLDNNALSNDTDDLGLPEDLDNDKVSADIDDIELPEDLEDNDKVSANIDNLELPEDLEDNDKVSANIDNLELPEDLEDNDKVSANIDNLELPEDLEDNDKVSANIDNLELPEDLEDNDKVSANIDNLELPEDLEDNDKVSANIDNLELPEDLEDNDKVSANIDNLELPEDLEDNDKVSANIDNLELPEDLEDNDKVSANIDNLELPEDLEDNDKVSANIDNLELPEDLENNDEVSNDNDDLGLPEDLHDDDLGLPEDLHDDDLGLPEDLHDDDLGLPEDLHDDDLGLPEDLHDDDLGLPEDLHDDDLGLPEDLEDNDKVSADIDSLELPEDKELEDKIAMDINDDNSSKNDIHSEKLPVLDDLPLPDTLPDIEDEKNIDNEDLPDIKSDDNYGANINDLNLDDISDSLDDILEDDDSNLDNLEDILSDDNELPSDDASEEPKDEVKEEEAKEEPQDIDLDDLSLDSITADDEEEDKTEEPKDEVKEEEAKEEPQDIDLDDLSLDSITADDEEEDETEEPKDEVKEEEAKEEPQDIDLDDLSLDSITADDEEEDKTEEPKDEVKEEETKEEPQDIDLDDLSLDSITADDEEEDKTEEPKDEVKEEEAKEEPQDIDLDDLSLDDAVEEYEKEPKDEIKEDNYDDMDLDDLSLDDDDAIKENKNISTNIVTGQSSLPSPDSANNLPASKYDDVDKDVDHDKVINTIKYLPSLTQYHVLDAILNEKLDRISMEALLNALERGESSENITELLNKELGLSIKDEGNKNVLELIPIPNSLKDYAKIIRVAAVFLVLFVAIVVLSFQFIYKPVMANKYYEQGLLSISNGAYDDAERNFAEGERLKPKQIKWYNKYARAYIDRETFNYALKKIQGALDIKPRDFETRITFGYYYRKKGEKELSLEDYTLGEELYNDMLVYTEKKKEKETIYDERGLLMISRAKTLSEPNYYDIAYNNYRDMINFFGDGVVPRKRAMLIKIYQNDYEQVKALQNHINLLKKDYIDDEVYPKLAKYLLDKDDFYGSRILFENLITAYPNNLESIVGYADYEARLKHYDRAMEILTTAALPLYESNPFYRGKEFVYNMLGQIYYNLGEYGNAVKNFNEALTINAVYPDANYNLGNVYFYREKDYAKAKQYYQTAYDNLAPNLRSDKLLYNLSWIYYSDGEYDRAFEGFNALFQKNPSNSVVSYALGNSLLHLDKANLANGFYRNALSQVLSKRDRLGRMEMRTEGDFILLSYLASLYNNIGVSYAYNSTVTNTIVNEQEAFKYFVLASEYFDQIRTSNIDLERIEKRTILVDNQNIGAATYNIMSVQGKRNLKQATVIDDYIPKDMYYVR comes from the coding sequence ATGCCTAAAATAGAAGATTTAGAAAGACTAGGAAGTATTGCTTTTTTAATAGGAAATAAAGCATTACCAAAAGAAATATCACAAAACGACTATGATCGTTTTAAATCAGTTTTTACAGATGAACATATGGCTAGTTCTATGCCTGCAGAAGATAATGGTTTACCTTCTATTGATGATTTAGATAGTTTAGATTTTCAAGATGATTCAGATAATGACAAAGCATCTGATGATCTTGATAATTTAGATTTGCCTGAAGATTTAGACAATGCATTATCTGATGATATTGATGATTTAGGACTGCCTGAAGACTTGGATAATAATGCATTATCTAATGATACTGACGATTTAGGACTGCCTGAAGATTTGGATAATAATGCATTATCTAATGATACTGACGATTTGGGACTGCCTGAAGACTTAGATAATGATAAAGTATCTGCTGATATAGATGATATAGAGCTTCCTGAAGATTTAGAAGATAATGATAAAGTATCTGCTAATATAGATAATCTAGAACTTCCTGAAGATTTAGAAGACAATGATAAAGTATCTGCTAATATAGATAATCTAGAACTTCCTGAAGATTTAGAAGACAATGATAAAGTATCTGCTAATATAGATAATCTAGAACTTCCTGAAGATTTAGAAGACAATGATAAAGTATCTGCTAATATAGATAATCTAGAACTTCCTGAAGATTTAGAAGATAATGATAAAGTATCTGCTAATATAGATAATCTAGAACTTCCTGAAGATTTAGAAGACAATGATAAAGTATCTGCTAATATAGATAATTTAGAACTTCCTGAAGATTTAGAAGATAATGATAAAGTATCTGCTAATATAGATAATTTAGAACTTCCTGAAGATTTAGAAGACAATGATAAAGTATCTGCTAATATAGATAATCTAGAACTTCCTGAAGATTTAGAAGATAATGATAAAGTATCTGCTAATATAGATAATTTAGAACTTCCTGAAGATTTAGAAGATAATGATAAAGTATCTGCTAATATAGATAATCTAGAACTTCCTGAAGATTTAGAAAATAATGATGAAGTATCTAATGATAATGATGATTTAGGATTGCCTGAAGATTTACATGACGATGATTTAGGATTACCTGAAGATTTACATGACGATGATTTAGGATTGCCTGAAGATTTACATGACGATGATTTAGGATTGCCTGAAGATTTACATGACGATGATTTAGGATTGCCTGAAGATTTACATGACGATGATTTAGGATTGCCTGAAGATTTACATGATGATGATTTAGGATTACCTGAAGATTTAGAAGATAATGATAAAGTATCTGCTGATATAGATAGTTTAGAACTTCCTGAAGATAAAGAATTGGAAGATAAAATAGCAATGGATATTAATGATGATAATTCATCTAAAAATGATATTCATTCAGAAAAATTACCTGTATTGGATGATTTACCTTTACCTGATACTTTACCTGATATAGAAGATGAAAAAAATATAGATAATGAAGATTTACCTGATATAAAATCTGATGATAATTATGGTGCAAATATAAATGACTTAAATCTTGATGATATATCTGACAGCTTAGATGATATATTAGAAGATGATGATTCAAATTTAGATAATTTAGAAGATATCTTATCAGATGATAATGAATTACCTTCAGATGATGCTTCTGAAGAGCCTAAAGATGAAGTTAAAGAAGAGGAAGCTAAAGAAGAGCCTCAGGATATAGATTTAGATGATTTATCTTTAGACAGCATTACAGCAGATGATGAAGAAGAGGATAAAACAGAAGAACCTAAAGATGAAGTTAAAGAAGAGGAAGCTAAAGAAGAACCTCAGGATATAGATTTAGATGATTTATCTTTAGACAGCATTACAGCAGATGATGAAGAAGAGGATGAAACAGAAGAACCTAAAGATGAAGTTAAAGAAGAGGAAGCTAAAGAAGAACCTCAGGATATAGATTTGGATGATTTGTCTTTAGACAGCATTACAGCAGATGATGAAGAAGAGGATAAAACAGAAGAACCTAAAGATGAAGTTAAAGAAGAGGAAACTAAAGAAGAACCTCAGGATATAGATTTGGATGACTTGTCTTTAGACAGCATTACAGCAGATGATGAAGAAGAGGATAAAACAGAAGAACCTAAAGATGAAGTTAAAGAAGAGGAAGCTAAAGAAGAACCTCAGGATATAGATTTAGATGATCTATCTTTGGACGATGCTGTAGAAGAATATGAAAAAGAACCTAAAGATGAAATTAAAGAAGATAATTATGATGACATGGATTTAGATGATTTATCTTTAGATGATGATGATGCTATAAAAGAAAACAAAAATATTTCTACTAATATAGTTACAGGACAATCATCACTTCCATCTCCAGATAGTGCTAATAATTTACCTGCTTCTAAATATGATGATGTAGATAAAGATGTTGATCATGATAAAGTTATTAATACAATAAAATATCTTCCTTCTCTTACACAGTATCATGTTTTAGATGCAATACTTAATGAAAAATTAGACAGAATCTCTATGGAAGCATTACTTAATGCTTTAGAAAGAGGAGAGTCTAGTGAAAACATTACAGAATTATTAAATAAAGAATTAGGTTTAAGTATTAAAGATGAAGGAAATAAAAATGTACTAGAACTTATACCCATACCTAATTCATTAAAAGACTATGCTAAAATAATAAGAGTTGCAGCTGTATTTTTAGTATTATTTGTAGCTATAGTAGTTTTATCTTTCCAATTTATTTATAAACCTGTAATGGCAAATAAATATTATGAACAGGGTTTATTAAGCATATCAAACGGAGCTTATGATGATGCGGAAAGAAACTTTGCTGAAGGTGAAAGATTAAAACCAAAACAGATAAAATGGTATAATAAATATGCTAGAGCTTATATTGACAGAGAAACTTTCAATTATGCTTTAAAGAAAATACAAGGTGCTTTAGATATTAAGCCTAGAGATTTTGAGACTAGAATAACTTTCGGATATTATTATAGAAAGAAAGGTGAGAAAGAATTATCATTAGAAGATTACACGTTAGGCGAAGAATTATATAATGATATGTTAGTTTATACTGAAAAGAAAAAAGAAAAAGAAACTATATATGATGAACGCGGGCTTCTTATGATAAGCAGAGCTAAAACTCTATCAGAGCCTAATTATTATGATATAGCTTATAATAATTATAGAGATATGATTAATTTCTTTGGAGATGGAGTTGTTCCTAGAAAGAGAGCTATGCTTATAAAAATTTATCAGAACGATTATGAGCAGGTTAAAGCACTTCAAAATCATATAAACTTATTGAAAAAAGATTATATTGATGATGAGGTTTATCCTAAATTAGCTAAGTACTTACTTGATAAAGATGATTTTTATGGTTCAAGAATATTGTTTGAGAATCTTATAACTGCATATCCTAATAACTTAGAATCTATAGTAGGTTATGCTGATTATGAAGCAAGATTAAAACATTATGACAGAGCTATGGAAATACTTACTACAGCAGCATTACCTTTATATGAATCTAATCCTTTCTATAGAGGAAAAGAATTTGTATATAATATGTTAGGTCAGATATATTATAATTTAGGTGAATATGGAAATGCTGTTAAAAACTTTAATGAAGCTTTGACTATAAATGCAGTATATCCTGATGCTAATTATAATTTAGGTAATGTTTATTTCTACAGAGAAAAAGATTATGCAAAAGCAAAACAGTATTATCAAACAGCCTATGATAATTTAGCACCTAATCTTAGAAGCGATAAACTTCTATATAACCTATCTTGGATATATTATTCAGATGGAGAATATGACAGAGCATTTGAAGGATTCAATGCATTATTCCAAAAGAATCCTAGCAACAGTGTTGTTTCTTATGCTTTAGGTAATTCGCTTCTTCATTTAGATAAAGCTAATTTGGCTAATGGTTTTTATAGAAATGCTTTAAGCCAAGTATTATCTAAAAGAGATAGATTGGGAAGAATGGAAATGCGTACAGAAGGTGATTTTATACTTTTAAGTTATTTAGCTAGCCTTTACAATAATATCGGTGTTTCATATGCTTATAACTCTACTGTTACAAATACTATTGTTAATGAGCAGGAAGCATTCAAGTATTTCGTATTGGCAAGTGAATATTTTGATCAAATAAGAACTTCAAATATAGATTTGGAAAGAATTGAAAAAAGAACTATACTTGTTGATAATCAAAATATAGGAGCTGCTACTTATAATATAATGTCTGTACAGGGAAAAAGAAATTTAAAACAAGCTACTGTTATAGATGATTATATACCTAAAGATATGTATTATGTCAGATAA
- a CDS encoding DUF4912 domain-containing protein, which yields MATKKTEKAAEDTIKKTAAKKSATTKKADEEKAEGAPKKAAVKSAAAKKTTSAAAKKTTAKKAQTKKKSEKEIEEEIEEIKEEAKKDEYIPDEVDIVRELPDRYKETKLVLMMRDPEWCFFYWDISDEDINYHSLKGKRISVRIFHVFGYDITNGEIHKEIEVNYIYGDRYVNLAMPHAYFIGELGYYDENNRFIVLARSNMIYAPRDSMSNVYDEEWMVNEEIIKLLKSPKALRESLSSATIFELIDLRRNHLAGSSSSLFMKKN from the coding sequence ATGGCTACTAAAAAAACAGAAAAAGCAGCTGAAGATACCATCAAAAAAACTGCTGCTAAAAAATCAGCAACTACAAAAAAAGCTGATGAAGAAAAAGCCGAAGGTGCACCAAAAAAAGCCGCTGTAAAATCAGCTGCCGCTAAAAAAACTACTTCTGCTGCCGCTAAAAAAACTACTGCTAAAAAAGCACAAACAAAGAAAAAATCAGAAAAAGAAATAGAAGAAGAGATAGAAGAAATAAAAGAAGAAGCAAAAAAAGATGAATATATTCCTGATGAAGTTGATATAGTAAGAGAATTGCCTGACAGATATAAAGAAACAAAATTAGTACTTATGATGCGCGACCCTGAATGGTGCTTTTTCTATTGGGATATATCTGATGAAGATATAAATTATCATTCTTTGAAAGGAAAAAGAATATCTGTAAGAATATTCCATGTATTTGGATATGATATTACTAATGGAGAAATCCATAAAGAAATAGAAGTTAATTATATCTATGGTGATAGATATGTTAATTTAGCTATGCCTCATGCTTATTTTATTGGTGAATTAGGATACTATGATGAAAATAATAGATTTATAGTATTAGCAAGAAGTAACATGATTTATGCTCCTAGAGATTCTATGAGCAATGTTTATGATGAAGAATGGATGGTTAATGAAGAGATTATAAAACTTTTGAAATCTCCTAAAGCTTTAAGAGAAAGCTTATCATCTGCTACAATATTTGAACTTATAGATTTAAGAAGAAATCATTTAGCAGGTTCATCATCTTCACTCTTTATGAAAAAAAATTAA